The proteins below are encoded in one region of Geobacter sp.:
- a CDS encoding GNAT family N-acetyltransferase — MRHTMMRVEPFVAADIPPFLAMADREGWICAPEEFSFLLRTFPAGCCTVRRDGIPLAFITSIRYGTSGWIGNLIVDHGLRGQGVGRQLMEAALAALQQAGTKSVWLTASQQGAPLYARLGFATVDTIRRWQGMGAVAPAPADKLSQSSYRKMVSIDRHGWGDRRASILCDSLVAGDCRSLDNGFIVTRPAPDGIQIGPWSALTADTATRLLDASYSPDPSASPVVLDLPEGNRHATDLLGRSGFSTIGSTLLMCRGTLPPFHPETIYALASMGSMG, encoded by the coding sequence ATGCGCCATACCATGATGCGGGTCGAACCGTTCGTTGCCGCGGATATCCCCCCTTTCCTTGCCATGGCAGACCGGGAGGGGTGGATCTGCGCACCGGAAGAGTTCTCCTTCCTCCTCAGGACGTTCCCTGCGGGCTGCTGCACTGTCCGCCGGGACGGCATCCCCCTGGCGTTCATCACCTCCATCCGCTACGGCACGAGCGGCTGGATCGGCAACCTGATCGTCGACCACGGCCTGCGGGGGCAGGGGGTCGGCAGACAGCTGATGGAGGCCGCGCTGGCGGCGCTGCAGCAGGCAGGAACCAAATCCGTCTGGTTGACGGCCTCGCAGCAGGGTGCACCGCTCTATGCCAGGCTCGGCTTTGCCACGGTCGACACGATCCGCCGCTGGCAGGGCATGGGAGCAGTTGCACCGGCACCGGCTGACAAGCTTTCCCAGTCTTCCTACCGCAAGATGGTGAGCATCGACCGCCACGGCTGGGGAGACCGGCGCGCCAGCATTCTCTGCGATTCCCTGGTGGCAGGCGACTGCCGCTCCCTTGACAACGGTTTCATCGTGACCCGGCCTGCTCCCGATGGCATCCAGATCGGCCCCTGGAGCGCCCTGACAGCCGATACCGCAACACGGCTCCTTGATGCCTCGTACAGCCCCGACCCTTCTGCATCGCCGGTGGTGCTCGATCTGCCGGAAGGGAACCGCCACGCAACCGACCTGCTCGGCCGGTCCGGTTTTTCAACCATCGGCAGCACCCTCCTCATGTGCCGCGGCACACTCCCACCGTTTCACCCGGAAACCATCTACGCCCTTGCCAGCATGGGGAGCATGGGCTGA
- a CDS encoding radical SAM protein: MATTCTERKNIQGHPCFGGNHHKNGRMHLAVAPRCNIKCGYCTRRHDCANESRPGVTSRILTPAEALTKVREVMASELLGPMIKVIGIAGPGDPLANEETFETFRLIGEEFPHLILCMSTNGLLLPESIDRLNDLGLHSLTVTVNALDPAVAARIYNYVSYRGKRLTGEEAGRVLIANQLSGIEKAVRYGMTVKINTVYIPGVNEQQVPLVARKIRELGAFVMNVMPLIPQADFAGVVPPTPEELEKVRTANEQIIGQFKHCRQCRADAVGLIGQDLSQTTAGCAIP, encoded by the coding sequence ATGGCAACAACATGCACGGAACGGAAAAATATCCAGGGGCATCCCTGCTTCGGCGGCAATCACCACAAAAACGGCAGGATGCACCTCGCCGTGGCACCGCGCTGCAACATCAAGTGCGGCTACTGCACGCGGCGGCACGACTGTGCCAATGAATCGCGCCCCGGCGTCACCAGCCGCATCCTCACCCCTGCCGAAGCGCTGACCAAGGTGCGCGAGGTCATGGCCAGCGAACTGTTGGGGCCGATGATCAAGGTGATCGGCATTGCCGGACCGGGCGACCCCCTGGCAAACGAGGAGACCTTCGAAACCTTCCGCCTGATCGGGGAGGAATTCCCCCACCTGATCCTCTGCATGAGCACCAACGGGCTGCTGCTGCCGGAAAGCATCGACCGCCTGAACGACCTGGGGCTGCACAGCCTGACCGTGACCGTGAATGCCCTCGATCCGGCCGTCGCGGCCCGCATCTACAATTACGTCAGCTATCGCGGCAAGCGCCTGACCGGCGAGGAAGCGGGCCGCGTCCTGATCGCCAACCAGCTTTCGGGCATCGAAAAGGCTGTCCGCTACGGCATGACCGTCAAGATCAACACGGTCTACATCCCCGGCGTCAACGAACAGCAGGTGCCGCTCGTTGCCCGGAAGATCAGGGAACTGGGCGCCTTTGTCATGAACGTCATGCCGCTCATCCCCCAGGCCGACTTCGCCGGCGTCGTGCCACCGACTCCGGAGGAGTTGGAAAAGGTCCGTACGGCCAACGAGCAGATCATCGGCCAGTTCAAGCACTGCCGCCAGTGCCGGGCCGACGCAGTCGGGCTGATCGGCCAGGACCTCTCCCAGACAACGGCCGGATGCGCCATACCATGA
- a CDS encoding PAS domain S-box protein — protein MTRDAHDQWLHATIIRHCPDAILYTDREGIIRLWNEGAERIFRIPSDEALGKPLDLIIPENLRKRHWDGYRQVMESGVTRYQTGLLSVPALRGDGVRISTEFSILMVRDDAGTPVGCAAVLRDVSDRWKREQDLKNRLIAMETARYGDSGD, from the coding sequence ATGACCAGAGACGCTCACGACCAGTGGCTCCATGCAACCATCATCCGGCACTGCCCCGATGCGATTCTCTATACGGACCGGGAGGGGATCATCCGCCTCTGGAACGAGGGGGCAGAACGAATCTTCCGCATCCCCTCCGACGAGGCGCTGGGGAAGCCGCTGGACCTGATCATCCCCGAGAACCTGCGCAAACGGCACTGGGATGGCTATCGCCAGGTGATGGAGAGCGGGGTCACCCGCTATCAGACCGGGCTGCTGTCCGTTCCCGCCCTGCGCGGCGACGGGGTCCGCATCTCCACGGAATTTTCCATCCTGATGGTCCGTGACGACGCAGGGACCCCGGTCGGCTGCGCGGCTGTCCTGCGCGACGTTTCCGATCGCTGGAAACGGGAGCAGGACCTGAAGAACCGCCTGATTGCCATGGAGACAGCCCGTTACGGCGACAGCGGGGACTGA
- the tkt gene encoding transketolase: MPKTLTPAEELLLGANTLRMLAVDAVEQAASGHPGLPMGAADYAFLLWHHFLRFDPADPSWADRDRFILSAGHGSMLLYGLLHLFGFDLPLSELQRFRQWGSRTPGHPEYGHTPGVEMTTGPLGQGFAAGVGMALASRMAAARFADDQFSPISHRVYAIVSDGDLMEGVSYEAASLAGHLRLGNLIYLYDDNCITIEGATDLAFSEDVEKRFVACGWQVQRVDGHAPDEVAAALTSARKETQRPSLIMARTRIAKGSPGKEGSAAAHGSPLGSAEAAATRRALDWPEEPFHVPAEVRALCRTRVEELTAQSASWRESFARWQERNPDRARLWDRMWQKELPEGLIPTLLEAAGTNDGATRSLSGAVLQAAAAAIPSLAGGSADLAPSTNSWIKESDAIAAGSFLGRNLHFGIREHAMAAIQNGMALYGCFIPFGATFLVFSDYCRPAVRLAALMKLQTIYLFTHDSIFVGEDGPTHQPVEHLSALRMIPNLQVIRPADGVETALAWVAALMRRHGPTALILSRQKLPRIQRNAGSCTDLQPLAGSVVFDPPGNSLRAILLASGSEVHLAIGAAQLLQADGVQTRVISVPCLEQLLALPSEDRERLIPPGIPRIAIEAGRGALWHQALSHDDLFIGIETFGASAPEEAIAQQFGFTPQQVAARIRIFLHL, encoded by the coding sequence ATGCCGAAAACCCTTACCCCGGCCGAGGAACTCCTTCTTGGCGCAAACACCCTCCGGATGCTGGCGGTCGATGCCGTCGAGCAGGCGGCATCGGGCCACCCCGGCCTTCCTATGGGAGCCGCCGATTACGCCTTCCTCCTCTGGCACCACTTTCTGCGGTTCGATCCGGCAGACCCCTCCTGGGCCGATCGCGACCGGTTCATCCTCTCTGCCGGGCACGGCTCCATGCTTCTCTATGGCCTGCTGCACCTGTTCGGCTTCGACCTGCCGCTCTCTGAGCTGCAGCGTTTCCGCCAGTGGGGGAGCAGGACGCCGGGGCATCCGGAGTACGGCCACACCCCAGGGGTGGAGATGACGACCGGGCCGCTCGGCCAGGGCTTTGCTGCCGGTGTCGGCATGGCGCTGGCATCCAGGATGGCAGCGGCCCGCTTTGCGGACGACCAGTTCTCCCCCATCAGCCACCGGGTCTATGCCATTGTCAGCGACGGCGACCTGATGGAAGGGGTCAGCTATGAGGCCGCCTCGCTGGCTGGCCATCTCCGTCTGGGGAACCTCATCTATCTCTACGACGACAACTGCATCACCATCGAGGGTGCAACCGACCTGGCCTTTTCCGAGGATGTGGAAAAGCGGTTCGTCGCCTGCGGCTGGCAGGTGCAGCGGGTCGACGGCCACGCACCGGACGAGGTGGCGGCAGCGCTTACAAGTGCCCGGAAAGAGACGCAACGCCCCTCCCTGATCATGGCCCGGACCCGCATCGCCAAGGGGAGTCCAGGCAAGGAAGGGTCCGCCGCTGCCCATGGCAGCCCGCTGGGATCCGCCGAGGCGGCAGCGACCCGCCGGGCGCTCGACTGGCCCGAAGAGCCCTTTCATGTCCCGGCAGAGGTCCGTGCACTCTGCCGCACGCGGGTCGAGGAGCTGACTGCCCAATCCGCATCATGGCGGGAATCATTCGCCCGCTGGCAGGAGCGTAACCCCGACCGAGCCCGTCTCTGGGACCGGATGTGGCAGAAGGAGCTTCCCGAGGGGCTCATCCCCACCCTGCTGGAGGCGGCAGGGACGAACGACGGCGCCACCCGCTCCCTCTCCGGTGCTGTCCTGCAGGCGGCAGCGGCGGCGATTCCCTCCTTGGCGGGGGGATCGGCAGACCTTGCCCCGTCGACCAACAGCTGGATCAAGGAGAGCGACGCCATCGCTGCCGGTTCGTTCCTCGGCCGCAACCTCCATTTCGGCATCCGCGAGCATGCCATGGCCGCCATCCAGAACGGCATGGCCCTGTACGGCTGCTTCATCCCCTTCGGCGCCACCTTTCTCGTCTTTTCCGACTACTGCCGGCCTGCAGTAAGGCTGGCGGCCCTGATGAAACTGCAGACGATCTATCTCTTCACCCACGATTCGATCTTCGTAGGGGAGGATGGCCCGACCCACCAGCCGGTGGAACACCTGTCAGCGCTCCGGATGATCCCCAACCTGCAGGTGATCCGCCCGGCCGACGGCGTCGAAACCGCACTGGCCTGGGTCGCCGCACTGATGCGCCGGCATGGCCCCACGGCCCTGATCCTTTCACGGCAGAAACTCCCCCGCATCCAGCGTAATGCAGGTTCCTGCACCGATCTGCAACCCCTGGCCGGTTCGGTCGTGTTCGACCCTCCCGGCAACAGCCTCAGGGCGATCCTTCTGGCCAGCGGCTCCGAGGTCCATCTGGCAATCGGCGCAGCGCAGTTGCTGCAGGCAGACGGTGTGCAGACCCGCGTCATCTCCGTCCCCTGCCTGGAACAGCTGCTGGCGCTGCCGTCTGAGGACCGCGAGCGGCTGATCCCGCCCGGCATCCCGCGCATAGCCATCGAGGCGGGTCGCGGCGCCCTCTGGCACCAGGCTCTTTCTCACGACGACCTGTTCATCGGCATCGAGACCTTCGGCGCATCGGCCCCGGAAGAGGCGATCGCGCAGCAGTTCGGCTTTACCCCGCAGCAGGTCGCTGCCAGGATTCGTATCTTTTTACATCTGTGA